The Micromonospora krabiensis genome window below encodes:
- a CDS encoding YqjF family protein, with protein sequence MLVQRWQDLTFLHWAVDPDVVAPLLPPGTRPDLLAGRTYVGLIAFRMRRLGPFAGPGMPYLGTFCETNVRVYSVDTAGRRAVVFRSLDAARLVPVLVARASLRLPYLWSRMRLRRDGDVVTYTSRRRWPGPRDATTALTVRVGAPVAEPTELEHFLTARWGLHTRAYGRTLHLPNVHPRWPLHRAELVHLDDRLVPAAGLPAPETEPVSVLWSPGVPVRFGAPTVVR encoded by the coding sequence ATGCTGGTGCAGCGGTGGCAGGACCTCACCTTCCTGCACTGGGCGGTGGACCCGGACGTGGTGGCGCCGCTGCTGCCCCCGGGCACGCGGCCCGACCTTCTCGCCGGACGCACGTACGTGGGGCTGATCGCGTTCCGCATGCGGCGGCTCGGCCCGTTCGCCGGCCCGGGGATGCCCTACCTCGGCACGTTCTGCGAGACCAACGTCCGGGTGTACAGCGTCGACACCGCAGGTCGGCGGGCGGTGGTGTTCCGGTCGCTGGACGCGGCCCGGCTGGTGCCGGTGCTCGTCGCGCGGGCCAGCCTCAGGCTGCCGTACCTGTGGTCGCGGATGCGGCTGCGCCGCGACGGTGACGTGGTGACCTACACGAGCCGCCGGCGCTGGCCGGGGCCGCGCGACGCCACCACCGCGCTGACCGTGCGGGTGGGCGCCCCGGTCGCCGAGCCCACCGAGCTGGAGCACTTCCTGACCGCGCGGTGGGGCCTGCACACCCGCGCGTACGGGCGGACCCTGCACCTGCCCAACGTCCACCCCCGCTGGCCCCTGCACCGGGCGGAGCTGGTGCACCTCGACGACCGTCTGGTCCCTGCGGCCGGGCTTCCCGCCCCGGAGACGGAGCCGGTGAGCGTGCTCTGGTCGCCGGGCGTGCCGGTGCGCTTCGGCGCGCCCACCGTCGTGCGCTGA
- a CDS encoding TetR/AcrR family transcriptional regulator: MSGTEAPARVDGRTARAERTRAAIVEAHLALISEGDLRPTGERIAERAGVSLRTLWTNFKDMETLFEASGAEVLRQQDAAYRPISPALPLGRRVDAYCRQRARLLQLIAPSARAAQMREPVSDQLHRNRLVHVARVRDEVEHLFAVELAEAGAGRKQLVDAIVAASMWPAWSMLRDGLGLGVDAARAVMSRTVGALLAEVAPR, from the coding sequence ATGAGCGGGACGGAGGCGCCGGCACGGGTCGACGGGCGGACCGCCCGGGCCGAACGCACCCGGGCGGCGATCGTCGAGGCGCACCTCGCCCTGATCTCCGAGGGCGACCTCCGGCCGACCGGCGAGCGGATCGCCGAGCGGGCCGGCGTGTCCCTGCGCACCCTGTGGACCAACTTCAAGGACATGGAGACCCTCTTCGAGGCCAGCGGCGCGGAGGTGCTGCGGCAGCAGGACGCCGCGTACCGGCCGATCTCGCCGGCCCTGCCGCTGGGCCGGCGGGTCGACGCGTACTGCCGGCAGCGGGCGCGGCTGCTCCAGCTCATCGCCCCGTCGGCGCGCGCCGCCCAGATGCGCGAACCGGTCTCCGACCAGCTGCACCGCAACCGGCTCGTCCACGTCGCCCGGGTTCGCGACGAGGTCGAGCACCTCTTCGCCGTCGAGCTGGCGGAGGCCGGCGCGGGGCGCAAGCAGCTGGTGGACGCGATCGTCGCGGCGAGCATGTGGCCCGCCTGGTCGATGCTCCGCGACGGCCTCGGGTTGGGCGTGGACGCCGCGCGCGCGGTGATGTCCCGCACCGTGGGCGCGCTCCTGGCCGAGGTCGCGCCCCGCTGA
- a CDS encoding alpha/beta hydrolase family protein: protein MAATLAVAGAVAVPAGAAQAANPYERGPAPTVALLEASRGPFATASQSVSSLSVTGFGGGVIYYPTDTSQGTFGAIAISPGYTAAWSSISWLGPRIASHGFVVIGIETNTRLDQPDSRGRQLLAALDYLVQRSAVRTRIDGNRLAVAGHSMGGGGSLEAAVSRPSLQAAVPLAPWNLDKTWSDVGVPTLIIGGESDSVAPVATHSELFYSSIPASAEKAYLELNGASHFFPQTVNTPTARQMVAWLKRFVDDDTRYEQFLCPGPSGLAIEEYRNTCPSA, encoded by the coding sequence ATGGCCGCCACCCTGGCCGTGGCCGGCGCGGTCGCCGTGCCGGCCGGCGCCGCGCAGGCCGCCAACCCGTACGAGCGTGGACCGGCCCCCACCGTCGCGCTGCTGGAGGCCTCGCGCGGCCCGTTCGCCACCGCCTCGCAGAGCGTCTCCTCGCTGAGCGTCACCGGCTTCGGCGGCGGCGTCATCTACTACCCGACCGACACCAGCCAGGGCACGTTCGGCGCCATCGCCATCTCGCCCGGCTACACGGCCGCCTGGTCCAGCATCAGCTGGCTGGGCCCCCGGATCGCCTCGCACGGCTTCGTGGTGATCGGTATCGAGACCAACACCCGGCTCGACCAGCCGGACAGTCGGGGCCGGCAACTGCTCGCCGCGCTCGACTACCTCGTGCAGCGCAGCGCGGTGCGTACCCGGATCGACGGCAACCGGCTCGCCGTGGCCGGTCACTCGATGGGCGGCGGCGGCAGCCTGGAGGCGGCGGTCAGCCGGCCCTCGCTGCAGGCCGCCGTGCCGCTCGCGCCGTGGAACCTGGACAAGACCTGGTCCGACGTCGGCGTGCCGACCCTGATCATCGGCGGCGAGTCGGACTCGGTCGCCCCGGTCGCCACGCACTCCGAGTTGTTCTACAGCTCCATCCCGGCGTCGGCGGAGAAGGCGTACCTGGAGCTCAACGGGGCCAGCCACTTCTTCCCGCAGACGGTCAACACGCCGACCGCCCGGCAGATGGTGGCCTGGCTCAAGCGTTTCGTCGACGACGACACGCGCTACGAGCAGTTCCTGTGCCCCGGGCCGAGCGGCCTGGCGATCGAGGAGTATCGCAACACCTGCCCCAGCGCCTGA
- a CDS encoding ABC transporter ATP-binding protein, whose protein sequence is MDDGLALHHVGVRFGGLTALDDVSLRVPPGRVVGVIGPNGAGKTTLFNVVCGFLRPESGALTLDGRPLRPRPHRLTRLGIARTLQGTGLFAGLTVLENVMAGASHTARAGFLPALLGLPRSDRDEARLRGHALDVLDGLGIAEHADAAPGTLPFAVRQRVALARALAARPRLLLLDEPAGGLGADDIAELAELIRDLPRRDLDPCAVLLVEHHMDLVMAVCDELVVLDFGRVIAAGTPDEVRDDPAVTEAYLGADVEEPAT, encoded by the coding sequence ATGGACGACGGGCTCGCTCTGCACCACGTCGGGGTGCGTTTCGGAGGCCTCACCGCCCTCGACGACGTCTCGCTGCGAGTGCCCCCCGGCCGGGTGGTGGGGGTGATCGGCCCCAACGGTGCCGGCAAGACCACGCTGTTCAACGTGGTCTGCGGCTTCCTCCGGCCGGAGTCGGGTGCACTCACTCTGGACGGACGCCCACTGCGCCCCCGGCCGCACCGCCTCACCCGGCTCGGCATCGCCCGCACGCTCCAGGGCACGGGGCTCTTCGCCGGGCTGACCGTCCTGGAGAACGTGATGGCGGGCGCCTCGCACACCGCTCGCGCCGGCTTCCTCCCCGCACTGCTCGGCCTGCCCCGCAGTGACCGCGACGAGGCCCGGCTGCGCGGCCACGCCCTCGACGTCCTCGACGGTCTCGGCATCGCCGAGCACGCCGACGCCGCGCCGGGCACGCTCCCCTTCGCCGTACGTCAGCGGGTGGCCCTGGCCCGCGCGCTGGCCGCCCGACCACGGCTGCTGCTGCTCGACGAGCCGGCCGGCGGGCTGGGCGCCGACGACATCGCCGAGCTGGCGGAGCTGATCCGGGACCTGCCCCGGCGCGACCTCGACCCGTGCGCGGTGCTGCTGGTCGAGCACCACATGGACCTGGTGATGGCGGTGTGCGACGAGCTCGTCGTGCTCGACTTCGGTCGGGTGATCGCCGCGGGCACCCCGGACGAGGTGCGGGACGACCCGGCCGTCACCGAGGCCTACCTCGGCGCCGACGTCGAGGAGCCGGCGACATGA
- a CDS encoding branched-chain amino acid ABC transporter permease produces MDRFVFLTLDGLSRGAVYAAFALALVLIWRAARVVNFAQGAMAVAAAYVAYSVSAATGSYWLGFLAALAAGLLLGAVVDRVVMRHVDHASPLNPVIVALGLVLLIQAVLGMVYGSEFRPAGTPFSRSALTVGGFALVSPYDLFVFGAVAVVVGALAWIFARTAVGLRMRAAAFAPEVSRLLGVNVGGMLTLGWALASGVGALAAMLVIPTELGLHPHAMDLVFVSAFTAAVVGGLDSPPGAVVGGLVVGLVLSYVSGYAGSDLTPLAVLVLLLAVLLVRPGGLFAPVAARRV; encoded by the coding sequence TTGGACCGCTTCGTCTTCCTCACCCTGGACGGCCTGTCCCGGGGCGCGGTCTACGCCGCGTTCGCGCTGGCCCTGGTGCTCATCTGGCGGGCGGCCCGCGTCGTCAACTTCGCCCAGGGGGCCATGGCCGTCGCCGCCGCCTACGTGGCGTACAGCGTCTCCGCCGCGACCGGCTCCTACTGGCTGGGGTTCCTGGCCGCGCTCGCCGCCGGGCTGCTGCTCGGTGCCGTGGTCGACCGGGTGGTGATGCGGCACGTCGACCACGCGTCGCCGCTCAACCCGGTGATCGTCGCCCTCGGGCTGGTGCTGCTGATCCAGGCGGTGCTCGGGATGGTCTACGGCAGCGAGTTCCGGCCCGCCGGGACGCCGTTCTCCCGTAGCGCGCTGACGGTGGGCGGGTTCGCCCTCGTGTCGCCGTACGACCTGTTCGTCTTCGGCGCGGTCGCGGTCGTGGTCGGCGCGCTCGCCTGGATCTTCGCCCGCACCGCGGTCGGCCTGCGGATGCGGGCCGCGGCGTTCGCCCCCGAGGTCTCCCGCCTGCTCGGGGTCAACGTGGGCGGCATGCTCACCCTCGGCTGGGCGCTCGCCTCCGGCGTCGGCGCCCTGGCCGCGATGCTGGTGATCCCGACCGAGCTGGGGCTGCACCCGCACGCCATGGACCTGGTCTTCGTCTCGGCGTTCACGGCGGCCGTGGTCGGCGGACTGGACAGTCCACCGGGCGCGGTGGTGGGTGGGCTGGTGGTCGGCCTCGTGCTCTCGTACGTCAGCGGCTACGCCGGCAGCGACCTCACCCCGCTCGCGGTGCTGGTCCTGCTGCTGGCGGTGCTGCTGGTCCGTCCCGGTGGGCTGTTCGCCCCGGTCGCGGCGAGGCGGGTGTGA
- a CDS encoding low temperature requirement protein A gives MTSLPLPRILRRRGEPGYPTFLELFFDLVYIFLLARLSAGLANDLTVRNAAQTAVLLAAGWWVWVLTAWLTDLFNPRLPIIQATVLTVMFGTLLLAIAVPHAFGDDGWLFVAAYFGIHLVRDAVLIPGTRMNPPIQARSIRVFFWFGVTATPWIVGVFLEGDARMAVWALAVTVDLGSARFGWPTPRLGRTELASQIFTGTHLFERHRAIFIIALGELVLSTGRGLALGGFEAGRMTASALGFVGTILLFLLYFQHVRRLVAPTVTVVERVRPGTSTSYTHLIMVGGVLATSAGVSLVTGRASGPPSVGWAVLILGGPALFLLGSTMFDAVITGRLLWSRAAGAVLLAALAPVAVVLPPLAAQALANLVLLLVLLTEAWAPRLLPSRVAAPAR, from the coding sequence GTGACGTCGCTCCCGCTCCCCCGCATCCTGCGTCGGCGCGGCGAGCCCGGGTACCCGACGTTCCTGGAACTCTTCTTCGACCTGGTCTACATCTTCCTGCTCGCCCGGCTCTCCGCCGGGCTGGCCAACGACCTGACCGTCCGGAACGCCGCGCAGACCGCCGTGCTCCTGGCCGCCGGCTGGTGGGTCTGGGTGCTGACCGCGTGGCTCACCGACCTGTTCAACCCACGCCTGCCGATCATCCAGGCCACCGTCCTGACCGTCATGTTCGGCACCCTGCTCCTGGCGATCGCGGTTCCCCACGCCTTCGGTGACGACGGGTGGTTGTTCGTCGCGGCGTACTTCGGGATCCACCTCGTGCGCGACGCCGTCCTCATCCCCGGCACGCGGATGAACCCGCCGATCCAGGCCCGGAGCATCCGCGTGTTCTTCTGGTTCGGCGTGACCGCCACCCCGTGGATCGTCGGGGTGTTCCTGGAGGGCGACGCCCGGATGGCGGTGTGGGCTTTGGCGGTCACCGTCGACCTCGGCTCGGCCCGGTTCGGCTGGCCGACGCCGCGGCTGGGTCGTACGGAGCTGGCCAGCCAGATCTTCACCGGCACCCACCTCTTCGAACGGCACCGCGCGATCTTCATCATCGCGTTGGGCGAGCTGGTCCTGTCCACGGGTCGAGGGCTCGCCCTCGGTGGATTCGAGGCCGGCCGGATGACGGCGAGCGCTCTCGGGTTCGTCGGAACGATCCTGCTGTTCCTGCTCTACTTCCAGCACGTGCGGCGACTGGTCGCGCCGACCGTCACGGTGGTCGAGCGGGTCCGGCCCGGCACCTCCACCTCGTACACCCATCTGATCATGGTCGGCGGGGTGCTGGCGACGTCGGCGGGCGTCTCGCTGGTCACCGGTCGGGCATCGGGTCCGCCGTCGGTCGGCTGGGCGGTGTTGATCCTCGGCGGACCGGCGCTGTTCCTCCTCGGCAGCACGATGTTCGACGCCGTCATCACCGGCCGGCTCCTGTGGTCCCGGGCGGCGGGGGCGGTGCTCCTGGCGGCGCTGGCGCCGGTGGCGGTCGTACTGCCGCCGCTGGCCGCGCAGGCCCTGGCGAACCTGGTCCTCCTGCTGGTCCTGCTCACCGAGGCGTGGGCGCCCCGGCTCCTTCCGTCCCGGGTCGCCGCGCCGGCCCGCTGA
- a CDS encoding ABC transporter ATP-binding protein: protein MSDLLEVRGLVAGYGAAPVLHAVDLSVPSGTIAAVVGANGAGKTTLLRAVSGMLRPLAGQVLLAGEDLRGTPVEQLVRRGMAHVPEGRGVIGELTVDENLRLGGLWRRDRADAGRALDEVYQLFEPLARRRRHLGHQLSGGERQMLALGRALVGRPRLLLLDEPSLGLAPRVVARTMALLRQLRDRTGLTVLLVEQNVRSALAVADQGVVMSVGRVVTSAPAQRLRGDADLRHAYLGF, encoded by the coding sequence ATGAGCGACCTGTTGGAGGTGCGCGGGCTGGTGGCGGGCTACGGAGCCGCGCCGGTGCTGCACGCCGTCGACCTGTCCGTCCCGTCGGGCACCATCGCCGCCGTCGTCGGGGCCAACGGCGCCGGCAAGACGACCCTGCTGCGTGCGGTCTCCGGCATGCTGCGCCCACTGGCCGGCCAGGTCCTGCTCGCCGGTGAGGACCTGCGCGGCACGCCGGTGGAGCAGCTCGTCCGCCGGGGCATGGCGCACGTGCCGGAGGGACGCGGTGTGATCGGCGAGCTCACCGTGGACGAGAACCTGCGTCTCGGCGGGCTGTGGCGTCGCGACCGGGCCGACGCGGGGCGGGCCCTCGACGAGGTCTACCAGCTGTTCGAGCCGCTGGCGCGACGCCGGCGCCATCTCGGGCACCAGCTCTCCGGCGGCGAGCGGCAGATGCTCGCGCTCGGCCGTGCGCTGGTCGGGCGGCCCCGCCTGCTTCTGCTCGACGAGCCGTCCCTCGGCCTGGCACCCCGGGTGGTCGCGCGGACCATGGCGCTGCTGCGGCAGCTCCGGGACCGCACCGGCCTCACCGTGCTGCTGGTCGAGCAGAACGTCCGCAGCGCGCTCGCCGTTGCCGACCAGGGCGTCGTGATGTCCGTCGGCCGGGTCGTCACCAGCGCCCCGGCCCAGCGGCTGCGCGGCGACGCCGACCTTCGCCACGCCTACCTGGGATTCTGA
- a CDS encoding branched-chain amino acid ABC transporter permease: MSATGAAAPPRDTTNAPARPIARRRGGTLPRHLAVVTVVALLVLGVSYAVEPFRNFQLATVAAYLCATAGLTVLTGLNGQLSLGHGALMATGAYTVALCQGAFYDNGLGGGWLLVISLGVAVLAAVAVGAVVGVAAARLRGPYLAGVTLAVAVVVPALTVTFDGVFNGEQGLSVPVEPPPLALGPTFPYERWQLWIAAAGALLALLLLANLVRSRYGREFRAVRDDEVAARLAGIHVARTQVIAFVVSAATAGLGGGLLAVLAQSVSPGAFSLTLSLFLLMAVVIGGLGRLAGAVWGAVLLVALPDLSHAVTEQLTLSPSAAQRLEGNLPLAIFGVTLMVVMIAAPGGVQGALNRLGRALLTRRPPRRP, from the coding sequence GTGAGCGCCACCGGGGCGGCCGCTCCGCCGCGGGACACGACGAACGCGCCGGCGCGCCCGATCGCGCGGCGTCGCGGCGGCACGCTACCGCGGCACCTGGCCGTCGTCACGGTCGTGGCGTTGCTGGTGCTCGGGGTGAGCTACGCCGTCGAGCCGTTCCGCAACTTCCAGCTCGCCACCGTGGCGGCCTACCTCTGCGCCACCGCCGGGCTGACCGTGCTGACCGGCCTCAACGGTCAGCTGTCGCTCGGACACGGCGCCCTGATGGCCACCGGCGCGTACACGGTCGCCCTCTGCCAGGGCGCCTTCTACGACAACGGCCTGGGCGGCGGCTGGTTGCTGGTGATCTCGCTCGGCGTCGCGGTGCTCGCCGCGGTGGCGGTGGGCGCCGTCGTCGGGGTGGCCGCCGCCCGGTTGCGCGGCCCGTACCTGGCCGGGGTGACGCTCGCCGTCGCGGTGGTGGTCCCCGCCCTGACCGTCACCTTCGACGGCGTCTTCAACGGCGAGCAGGGGCTGTCCGTGCCGGTCGAGCCGCCCCCACTCGCGCTCGGTCCCACCTTCCCCTACGAGCGATGGCAGCTCTGGATCGCCGCCGCGGGCGCCCTGCTGGCGCTGCTGCTGCTGGCCAACCTGGTCCGCAGCCGCTACGGCCGGGAGTTCCGGGCGGTCCGCGACGACGAGGTGGCGGCCCGGCTCGCCGGCATCCACGTGGCGCGGACGCAGGTCATCGCGTTCGTGGTGAGCGCCGCCACCGCCGGGCTCGGCGGCGGGCTGCTCGCCGTGCTCGCGCAGAGCGTGTCACCCGGCGCGTTCTCGCTGACCCTCTCGTTGTTCCTGCTCATGGCCGTGGTGATCGGGGGCCTGGGGCGGCTGGCCGGCGCGGTGTGGGGCGCGGTGCTGCTGGTCGCGCTGCCCGACCTGAGCCACGCGGTGACCGAGCAGCTCACTCTCTCGCCCTCGGCAGCGCAGCGGCTGGAGGGGAACCTCCCGCTGGCGATCTTCGGCGTCACCCTGATGGTCGTCATGATCGCGGCGCCCGGCGGCGTGCAGGGGGCACTGAACCGGCTCGGCCGCGCGTTGCTCACCCGCCGACCGCCGCGGCGCCCCTGA
- a CDS encoding ABC transporter substrate-binding protein, translated as MHRFARGGLAIATTMALLAAVGCGDDGGSGTGRGAVPGVTDTEVVVGTHMPLTGPASAGYSKIAPATKAYFDFVNANGGVHGRKITYKIMDDGYNPANTQQVVRQLVLQDRVFAILNGLGTPTHTGVLDFLKTNRVPDLFVASGSRSWDQPDKYPGTFGFNPDYTVEGKILAQYVKTNLAGQKVCFLGQDDDFGRDSLAGVEKVLGAAAVAVKQTYVTSNTNVAPQIGAFKAAGCQVVILATVPGFTALSIGTAARLGFRPQWLVSNVGADHPTLAKQLGEAAPLLEGMVGTNYLPMQNDSANPWIQLFTRINKEHNGDAPFDGNTVYGMAVGYLFVQVLLAAGKDLTRESVLDAVAKGGFQGPGLAPLRFSATDHSGYGGQRLTRVSGGVQSYFGPTYETDEADGPVNEYAEAPAAPPANGVPTT; from the coding sequence ATGCACCGTTTCGCACGCGGCGGTCTCGCGATCGCCACCACCATGGCCCTGCTCGCCGCCGTCGGCTGCGGCGACGACGGCGGCTCCGGCACCGGGCGCGGGGCCGTGCCCGGCGTCACCGACACGGAGGTCGTGGTCGGCACCCACATGCCGCTCACCGGGCCGGCCTCGGCCGGCTACTCCAAGATCGCCCCGGCCACGAAGGCGTACTTCGACTTCGTGAACGCCAACGGCGGCGTGCACGGCCGGAAGATCACTTACAAGATCATGGATGACGGCTACAACCCGGCCAACACCCAGCAGGTCGTGCGCCAGCTCGTCCTCCAGGACCGGGTGTTCGCGATCCTCAACGGCCTGGGCACGCCGACCCACACCGGCGTTCTGGACTTCCTCAAGACCAACCGGGTGCCCGACCTCTTCGTCGCCTCCGGCAGCCGCAGCTGGGACCAGCCGGACAAGTATCCCGGCACGTTCGGCTTCAACCCGGACTACACCGTCGAGGGGAAGATCCTGGCCCAGTACGTGAAGACCAACCTGGCCGGCCAGAAGGTCTGCTTCCTCGGCCAGGACGACGACTTCGGCCGCGACAGTCTCGCCGGCGTGGAGAAGGTGCTCGGCGCCGCGGCGGTGGCGGTCAAGCAGACGTACGTCACCAGCAACACCAACGTCGCCCCGCAGATCGGCGCGTTCAAGGCGGCCGGGTGTCAGGTGGTCATCCTCGCCACCGTGCCGGGCTTCACCGCGCTGTCGATCGGCACGGCCGCCCGGCTCGGTTTCCGGCCGCAGTGGCTGGTCTCCAACGTGGGCGCCGACCACCCCACCCTCGCCAAGCAGCTCGGCGAGGCCGCGCCGCTGCTGGAGGGCATGGTCGGCACCAACTACCTGCCGATGCAGAACGACAGCGCCAACCCGTGGATCCAGCTCTTCACCCGGATCAACAAGGAACACAACGGCGACGCCCCGTTCGACGGCAACACCGTCTACGGCATGGCCGTCGGCTACCTCTTCGTGCAGGTGCTGCTCGCCGCCGGCAAGGACCTCACCCGCGAGTCGGTGCTCGACGCGGTCGCCAAGGGCGGCTTCCAGGGCCCCGGTCTGGCGCCCCTGCGGTTCTCCGCCACCGACCACTCCGGTTACGGCGGGCAGCGCCTGACCCGGGTCAGTGGGGGAGTGCAGAGCTACTTCGGGCCGACGTACGAGACCGACGAGGCGGACGGGCCGGTGAACGAGTACGCCGAAGCGCCGGCGGCGCCGCCGGCCAACGGCGTACCCACCACCTGA